A region from the Rheinheimera mangrovi genome encodes:
- a CDS encoding phytanoyl-CoA dioxygenase family protein, translating to MPDGTLSYPELTEDVLSLFATEILKCQGAAEARPLIVLLLTTLCQHLNLDLHPDQYKDKDFTLTPFGKAVSPTTAAQCAEDIERSRVFIQAIYRAVQDRLTTERPVFVLYAGTGPLGWLILPLLSVFSAQQLQVTALDIHQFCLDSFRQLCKTLKLEDRIAGWICADATVWQPQSGESYDLILSETMNQFLEQEPQIQIFVNLQRYLKKSGSLIPQKVLLSAELEWQYKQQPQSHSLGPVFCLEMDSAKALAQGKTELLRCQMIVPELEPGPVDLKLNTEIQVYQQFWLVEKQSQLTLAKYRKQLLLQPGSVLEFSYQSGQMPLWQLEYQSQTFSLAATDDVRVEGLLHFYRLWQKTQIKKLKLPTALPADEWLVDRAVLDLAGLGLYSGLQLLHRCERLSELQQEVQQLSLTEAQKQQINQQLRELTAGQQSRTIPSVLTEQQLAFWHQFGYLVVPAVLTPEQCEQSRAAIWHYLQASPEQPQSWYRQLGLCEKIMLPLFRHPALDANREVPLIRQVFEQLWQRTDLVMSTDRVSFNPPQTSDWAFPGPDLHWDMPLRSPVEFATQGLIYLTDTTEQQGAFCCVPGFHLKAENWITSQGKTEFELQQQRWADWPVKAIAAKAGDLIIWHHALPHGPSANTTHQPRMVHYINCYPIKSEA from the coding sequence ATGCCGGATGGAACACTGAGTTATCCAGAGTTAACTGAAGACGTGTTATCACTGTTTGCGACTGAGATCCTCAAGTGTCAGGGCGCAGCTGAAGCGCGGCCTTTGATTGTTTTGCTGCTGACCACTTTATGCCAGCACCTGAATCTGGATTTGCACCCAGACCAATACAAAGATAAAGACTTTACCCTGACGCCTTTTGGTAAAGCGGTATCACCCACTACAGCGGCTCAATGCGCCGAGGATATTGAGCGAAGCAGGGTTTTTATACAGGCTATTTATAGGGCGGTGCAGGACCGTCTGACAACAGAGCGACCAGTGTTTGTGCTCTATGCGGGCACTGGCCCTCTAGGTTGGCTGATTTTGCCCTTACTCAGTGTATTCAGTGCACAACAGCTGCAGGTGACTGCGTTGGATATCCATCAGTTTTGCCTCGATAGTTTCCGGCAGTTATGCAAAACGCTGAAACTGGAGGACAGAATAGCGGGCTGGATATGCGCTGATGCGACTGTATGGCAACCGCAATCAGGCGAAAGCTATGACCTGATCTTGTCTGAAACCATGAATCAGTTTCTGGAACAAGAGCCGCAAATCCAGATTTTTGTCAATTTACAGCGTTATCTGAAAAAGAGTGGCAGCCTTATCCCACAAAAAGTACTGTTGTCGGCAGAACTGGAATGGCAGTACAAACAACAGCCGCAAAGTCATAGCTTAGGGCCTGTCTTTTGTTTGGAGATGGACAGCGCGAAGGCGTTAGCGCAAGGAAAAACCGAACTACTACGATGCCAGATGATAGTGCCCGAACTTGAACCGGGCCCAGTCGATCTTAAATTGAACACCGAAATTCAGGTTTATCAGCAGTTTTGGCTGGTAGAGAAGCAAAGCCAGTTAACTCTGGCAAAATACCGTAAGCAACTGCTGCTTCAACCCGGCTCAGTGCTTGAGTTTAGTTATCAGTCCGGGCAAATGCCCTTGTGGCAATTAGAGTATCAAAGCCAGACCTTTTCGTTGGCGGCAACTGATGATGTGCGTGTCGAAGGGCTATTGCATTTCTACAGACTGTGGCAAAAAACGCAGATCAAAAAGTTAAAACTCCCCACAGCGTTGCCAGCAGACGAATGGTTGGTCGACAGAGCAGTGTTGGATCTGGCCGGTTTAGGCTTGTATTCTGGTTTGCAACTGCTGCACCGATGTGAAAGATTGTCTGAGTTGCAGCAGGAAGTGCAGCAATTGTCACTGACTGAAGCACAAAAACAGCAGATCAATCAGCAATTGCGTGAACTGACTGCAGGACAACAGAGCAGGACAATACCTTCAGTACTGACTGAACAACAACTGGCTTTCTGGCATCAATTTGGTTATCTGGTGGTGCCAGCTGTACTGACGCCGGAACAATGTGAACAAAGCCGGGCTGCTATCTGGCACTACCTGCAGGCCTCGCCAGAGCAACCCCAAAGCTGGTACAGGCAGTTGGGCTTGTGTGAAAAAATCATGTTGCCGTTGTTTCGTCATCCGGCTTTAGATGCCAACCGGGAAGTGCCGCTGATCCGGCAGGTGTTTGAGCAGCTATGGCAGAGAACCGATCTGGTGATGAGCACAGACAGAGTGAGTTTTAACCCGCCGCAGACGTCAGACTGGGCCTTTCCTGGCCCTGATTTACATTGGGATATGCCGTTGCGCTCCCCTGTTGAGTTTGCAACTCAAGGTTTAATTTATTTAACAGATACCACAGAGCAGCAAGGGGCTTTTTGTTGTGTTCCGGGTTTTCATTTAAAAGCAGAAAACTGGATCACCAGCCAGGGTAAAACTGAATTTGAGTTACAGCAACAGCGCTGGGCAGACTGGCCAGTGAAAGCCATAGCTGCCAAAGCCGGAGATTTGATCATCTGGCATCATGCGTTGCCTCATGGCCCCAGTGCCAACACAACACATCAACCCCGCATGGTGCATTACATCAATTGTTATCCGATAAAAAGTGAAGCCTGA
- a CDS encoding DUF6916 family protein: protein MQLYSFERLNQLVGQQLQLQDDAGTKVNLTLDRVVKGQLDPKHWESFAAYLIGDPSFHIPQGNYQLEHPELGVASLFLSPKSEVEYELVMNRRLDQS from the coding sequence ATGCAGCTGTACAGCTTCGAGCGTTTAAATCAACTGGTAGGTCAGCAGCTTCAATTACAGGATGATGCAGGAACAAAGGTAAATCTGACTTTAGATCGGGTCGTTAAAGGCCAGTTAGATCCGAAGCATTGGGAGTCTTTTGCTGCGTATCTGATAGGGGATCCCAGTTTTCATATACCACAAGGTAACTATCAACTCGAACACCCAGAACTTGGGGTGGCCAGTCTGTTTCTGTCACCAAAAAGCGAAGTGGAATACGAACTGGTTATGAACAGGCGGTTGGACCAAAGCTAA
- a CDS encoding GNAT family N-acetyltransferase, translated as MTIDIQLHPYTSEDLPFLYRLYASTRQQEMQFFPFDEAQKQAFLHQQFQAQLQHYTQHYNKAKFFIVRRNNIAVGRLFLDQWQHEIRIVDISLLPEFQQQGIGSWLFQFVFERAAAAQLSVSIHVEQHNPVRSWYEKLGFKYKSQTNEVYLLMEWIPDDKRSTLGL; from the coding sequence ATGACGATAGATATTCAACTTCACCCCTACACCTCAGAGGATTTACCTTTTCTGTACAGGCTTTATGCCTCAACCCGCCAACAGGAGATGCAATTTTTTCCGTTCGACGAAGCGCAAAAACAAGCCTTTTTGCACCAACAATTTCAAGCCCAACTGCAGCACTACACCCAGCATTACAACAAGGCGAAATTCTTTATTGTGCGCCGGAACAACATTGCTGTAGGCCGTCTTTTTTTGGACCAATGGCAACACGAGATCCGTATTGTTGACATCAGCCTGCTTCCAGAATTTCAACAGCAAGGTATAGGCTCCTGGCTGTTTCAATTTGTATTTGAGCGGGCTGCCGCCGCGCAGTTATCTGTATCTATTCATGTTGAACAACACAACCCGGTACGCAGCTGGTACGAAAAACTGGGTTTTAAGTACAAAAGCCAAACCAACGAAGTGTATTTGCTGATGGAATGGATCCCTGATGATAAGAGGTCTACCCTTGGTCTCTGA
- a CDS encoding phage tail protein, with product MEPYLGEIKMFSYNWAPKGWLACNGALLPIAQNQALYSLIHTQFGGNGTTTFAVPDLRGRTPVAQELTHGVKILPGDSGGSSTITLTTAHMPAHTHQLHATELNASTKMVAGSYLAAAKLPGPNGAAVASYAAIEIADTSKNITLNTDSISVSGSAQPINNMQPSLGLNFCIATMGAYPQRN from the coding sequence ATGGAACCATATTTAGGTGAAATAAAAATGTTCAGTTACAACTGGGCACCCAAAGGTTGGCTTGCATGTAACGGGGCTTTATTGCCGATAGCTCAAAACCAGGCCTTGTACTCGCTCATTCATACTCAGTTTGGCGGTAATGGAACCACCACTTTTGCAGTGCCTGATTTAAGGGGGCGCACCCCTGTTGCTCAGGAGCTTACTCATGGTGTTAAGATCCTCCCTGGTGATAGCGGCGGAAGCAGCACAATAACGCTGACCACTGCTCATATGCCAGCCCATACCCATCAGTTGCATGCCACCGAGCTAAACGCCAGCACTAAAATGGTGGCGGGTTCTTATCTGGCGGCTGCCAAACTACCAGGCCCTAATGGTGCGGCTGTGGCCAGTTATGCGGCTATTGAAATTGCAGATACCAGTAAAAACATCACGTTAAATACTGACAGTATCAGCGTTTCTGGCTCAGCTCAGCCAATCAACAATATGCAGCCTTCGCTTGGGCTTAATTTTTGTATTGCCACTATGGGCGCATACCCGCAACGTAACTAA
- a CDS encoding phage tail protein: protein MSDCYVGEIRLFAGRRAPVGWHFCDGTSLKISEYEVLFSLLSTNFGGDGVSTFALPDLRGRVPVHFGTNPDSQTVAPIAFAQALGQEQVAVTAANLPPHSHSLTAVASTGTATNATQLVTAAFAGGTGVDTLYVTNPATPNPVSLGASSIGSTGGTVVQDNIMPATAMNYIIALSGIYPSRN from the coding sequence ATGAGTGATTGTTATGTAGGTGAAATCCGCTTATTCGCAGGCCGTCGCGCCCCTGTTGGCTGGCATTTTTGCGACGGTACTTCGTTGAAAATCTCTGAGTATGAAGTTTTGTTTTCACTGCTGAGTACCAACTTTGGTGGCGACGGCGTCAGCACTTTTGCTTTACCCGATTTACGCGGCAGGGTGCCGGTACATTTCGGAACTAACCCGGATTCGCAAACTGTTGCTCCCATCGCTTTTGCCCAAGCCTTAGGACAGGAACAAGTGGCAGTGACAGCGGCAAACCTGCCGCCACATAGCCACAGTTTGACGGCTGTTGCAAGCACAGGCACTGCCACTAATGCAACTCAACTGGTGACTGCCGCTTTTGCGGGCGGCACTGGAGTGGACACACTCTATGTGACTAATCCTGCTACGCCAAATCCGGTGAGTTTGGGGGCAAGCTCCATCGGTTCAACCGGAGGCACAGTGGTGCAAGATAACATTATGCCTGCTACGGCCATGAACTATATCATTGCCTTGTCTGGTATTTATCCAAGCCGTAACTAA
- a CDS encoding phage tail protein — MSEPFFGEVKIFTCKFAPEGWAYCLGQQMSIQQNPALYTILGTTYGGNGTTTFNLPNLQNLAVMGAGTGPGLTPRQSGVVVGNSMSQLSNLPAHSHNLVAQAAPGNQALPVAGAYLANDTATTGGRNIVTTAPASLVNENNLVPMAANALGATGTPTPAVYNNCQPWLAMNFCIATDGIYPSYN; from the coding sequence ATGTCAGAACCATTTTTCGGCGAAGTGAAAATATTTACCTGCAAATTTGCGCCAGAGGGCTGGGCTTATTGTCTGGGGCAGCAAATGTCTATACAACAAAACCCGGCTTTGTATACAATATTGGGAACAACCTATGGCGGAAACGGCACAACGACCTTTAACCTTCCCAATCTGCAAAATTTAGCTGTGATGGGGGCAGGCACTGGACCAGGCTTAACCCCCCGTCAATCTGGTGTTGTTGTCGGAAACAGCATGTCACAACTGAGCAACTTGCCTGCGCATAGTCATAATCTGGTTGCTCAAGCGGCACCTGGTAATCAGGCCCTGCCTGTGGCAGGTGCTTATCTGGCCAATGATACTGCAACAACAGGTGGCCGTAATATTGTTACCACAGCCCCTGCGTCTTTGGTGAATGAAAATAATTTGGTGCCTATGGCAGCCAATGCGCTGGGTGCCACAGGCACGCCAACACCTGCTGTCTATAACAACTGCCAGCCCTGGCTTGCCATGAACTTTTGTATAGCGACAGATGGCATTTATCCGTCCTATAACTAA
- a CDS encoding S8/S53 family peptidase, translating to MAFIRPITKGQPSTKGQLTGWLWLLVCLLFTPWANAHSWPLQLKLNNNGQLHQLQYQPHQNNAELGLYKAQSGIELYLSGDWLVQTSQTVKAAMWQQLGVEHAKLLAQIGEQQIWLVQPVQAELWFNYTLPAEQFPWLLAYQPDFHAKAAKLQGSAMPDAKLASEQQAILTQAYWQALQHQTSGQGAVIALIDDAVNLTAKALAELQVQLYYDVDQKTTQHTKPQTTPQNTQQAGSVTAVSHGDKMAALLFAQPYTENSVTSHSGLAPKATAVILKQSLGWTSDIVLALHLAELAGADVINCSWTLPFLSDLIAQKIDHLTKQPDGIAVVAAAGNHRQDVAESNPLAALPGVISVGLLDSRLQLLSNSGKVDIWVQGPLYLPDGTGISGSSAAAAVVSGVLALKRSLQPDLPITQLTGQLKTELTNRAQ from the coding sequence ATGGCATTTATCCGTCCTATAACTAAGGGCCAGCCCAGCACAAAAGGCCAGCTTACAGGCTGGCTTTGGTTGCTGGTGTGCCTGCTGTTTACACCCTGGGCTAATGCCCATAGCTGGCCTTTGCAGTTAAAACTGAACAATAATGGCCAGTTGCATCAGTTGCAGTATCAACCCCATCAGAACAATGCAGAACTGGGCCTGTATAAAGCTCAAAGCGGTATCGAGCTTTATTTATCCGGAGACTGGCTGGTACAGACTAGTCAGACCGTTAAAGCGGCGATGTGGCAGCAACTTGGTGTTGAACACGCCAAATTACTGGCGCAAATAGGCGAGCAACAGATTTGGCTGGTGCAACCTGTTCAGGCAGAGTTATGGTTTAACTATACCCTGCCTGCAGAGCAATTTCCCTGGCTGCTGGCGTATCAGCCAGATTTTCATGCAAAAGCAGCTAAACTGCAGGGCAGTGCTATGCCGGATGCCAAACTAGCAAGCGAGCAACAGGCTATTTTAACTCAGGCTTACTGGCAGGCGCTGCAACACCAAACATCAGGACAAGGGGCCGTTATCGCACTGATTGATGATGCAGTGAACTTAACAGCCAAGGCTTTGGCTGAACTGCAAGTTCAGTTGTACTACGATGTGGATCAAAAAACTACGCAGCACACTAAGCCACAAACTACGCCACAAAACACGCAGCAAGCTGGCAGCGTTACAGCGGTGAGCCATGGCGATAAAATGGCCGCTTTATTGTTCGCGCAGCCCTACACCGAAAATAGCGTCACTTCTCATTCTGGTCTGGCCCCCAAAGCCACTGCAGTGATACTAAAACAAAGCCTGGGCTGGACTTCGGATATAGTACTGGCACTGCATTTAGCCGAACTGGCCGGAGCAGATGTGATCAACTGCAGCTGGACATTACCGTTTTTATCAGATTTAATAGCGCAAAAAATAGACCACCTGACCAAGCAACCAGATGGGATAGCCGTGGTGGCCGCCGCGGGCAATCACCGACAAGATGTGGCAGAGTCAAACCCATTGGCTGCCTTGCCAGGGGTGATTTCTGTCGGCTTGCTCGATAGCAGGTTGCAGCTTCTGTCGAACAGCGGAAAAGTGGATATCTGGGTACAGGGGCCGTTATATTTGCCTGACGGTACAGGCATTTCCGGCAGCTCTGCGGCGGCTGCGGTGGTGTCCGGGGTGCTGGCATTAAAACGCAGTCTGCAGCCGGACCTGCCGATAACCCAGCTGACCGGGCAGCTAAAAACCGAATTAACCAATAGAGCGCAGTAA
- a CDS encoding TIGR03032 family protein, whose amino-acid sequence MTTKAATEQATEPQASEQTLAQLYAELDFSCDNSANIPPLLKQLNISLAFTSYQAGRLMLVRSDGEQLNLNFKNFPRPMGLAATEHSLTLGTFTEVLMFQREDGLLAQMKQPLQPIEQDVTAPRIKPKEQAQPAANAQSSPQEPEANEDPPQLTPEQQARRDKEIARRKAYFAELYAPVDDKTDACFISRSAHYTGMINIHDIAWGNEGLWAVNSSFSCLCTLEPDYSFVPRWKPWFISALEPEDRCHLNGMTLKDGEPGYVTTFSQYDTMAGWREHNENRNTGTLIDVQQNRIVVPGLMMPHSPRYYQGKVYFCNSGEGQLCCYNPQTEQMQVVAELPGFTRGMDFYGPLLFVGLSKVRQGDVTRQAPLAEKYSETYSGIWVWNLETNTEVGWLKFSGNVDQIYDVAVLPGCSYPEFIEPEHPRLRNHFCFPELQPMVNGAI is encoded by the coding sequence ATGACAACAAAAGCCGCCACAGAACAAGCCACGGAACCTCAAGCTTCAGAGCAGACGCTTGCTCAATTGTATGCCGAGCTCGATTTTAGCTGCGATAATTCGGCCAATATTCCGCCTTTGCTGAAACAGCTAAACATCTCGCTGGCTTTTACCTCCTATCAGGCTGGTCGTTTAATGCTGGTGCGCAGCGACGGCGAACAGCTGAACCTGAACTTTAAAAACTTTCCCCGTCCTATGGGCCTGGCCGCCACAGAACATAGCCTTACCTTAGGTACTTTTACCGAAGTACTGATGTTTCAGCGAGAAGATGGCTTATTGGCACAAATGAAGCAGCCACTGCAACCCATAGAGCAGGATGTTACCGCGCCCCGTATCAAACCCAAAGAGCAGGCTCAGCCAGCAGCTAATGCACAGAGTAGTCCACAAGAGCCTGAGGCAAATGAAGACCCACCCCAGCTAACGCCAGAACAACAAGCCCGGCGCGATAAAGAAATAGCCAGGCGCAAAGCCTATTTTGCTGAGTTATATGCCCCTGTCGATGACAAAACCGATGCCTGTTTTATCAGCCGCAGCGCGCATTACACCGGCATGATCAATATTCACGACATTGCCTGGGGCAATGAGGGCTTATGGGCCGTAAACTCCAGTTTTTCGTGTTTATGTACACTGGAGCCGGATTACAGCTTTGTACCACGCTGGAAGCCATGGTTTATCAGCGCACTTGAGCCCGAAGATCGCTGCCATTTAAATGGCATGACATTAAAGGACGGCGAGCCTGGGTATGTCACCACCTTTTCGCAATACGATACTATGGCAGGCTGGCGCGAGCATAACGAAAACCGAAATACCGGTACTTTAATAGATGTGCAGCAAAACCGCATTGTGGTGCCGGGCCTGATGATGCCGCATTCGCCGCGTTATTATCAGGGCAAGGTGTATTTTTGTAATTCAGGTGAAGGCCAGCTGTGCTGCTATAACCCACAAACAGAACAGATGCAGGTAGTGGCTGAATTACCGGGTTTTACCCGGGGTATGGACTTTTATGGCCCACTATTGTTTGTCGGTTTATCCAAAGTGCGGCAAGGTGATGTCACACGACAAGCCCCTCTTGCAGAAAAATACAGCGAAACCTATTCAGGTATTTGGGTGTGGAACCTTGAGACCAATACCGAAGTGGGCTGGCTGAAATTTAGCGGCAATGTCGACCAAATTTACGATGTAGCCGTATTGCCGGGTTGCAGTTATCCGGAGTTTATCGAGCCGGAACACCCCAGATTACGCAATCATTTTTGTTTTCCCGAATTACAACCTATGGTAAACGGGGCAATTTAA